In Paenibacillus sp. FSL M7-0420, a single genomic region encodes these proteins:
- a CDS encoding ABC transporter permease: MKTWRRNKLLWLLFLPCLLYYLIFKYLPMFGLVITFKDYNLFKGIWASNWVGFKYYRMFLENPDFLLLMKNTFLLGLYRLVFGFPAPILLAILLNEVRKASFKRLVQTVSYLPHFISNVIVASMVIMFLSPTGGLINNLLGGLGIGPVNFMNEPGFFRIIYVLSEIWQHIGWETIIYLAALTAIDPQLYEAAEMDGAGRLRRIWHITLPGISPAIVITLILNIGQVLEIGFEKVFLMQNPAIYETADIISTYVYRVGMQQGNFSYGASIDLFMGMISLVFIYSANWISRRISETSLW, from the coding sequence ATGAAGACCTGGAGAAGAAACAAATTATTATGGCTGCTGTTTCTTCCCTGTCTGCTGTATTATTTGATTTTCAAGTATCTGCCGATGTTCGGGCTGGTGATCACGTTTAAGGATTACAATCTGTTCAAGGGGATCTGGGCCAGCAACTGGGTGGGCTTCAAATATTACCGGATGTTTCTGGAGAACCCGGATTTCCTGCTGCTGATGAAGAATACCTTTCTGCTTGGATTATACCGGCTGGTATTCGGCTTTCCTGCCCCGATCCTGCTCGCGATTCTGCTGAATGAGGTAAGGAAGGCATCCTTCAAACGTCTCGTGCAGACGGTAAGCTATCTTCCGCATTTCATCTCCAATGTCATTGTTGCCAGTATGGTGATTATGTTTCTCTCGCCAACGGGAGGGCTGATCAATAATCTGCTCGGGGGCCTTGGCATCGGGCCTGTTAACTTCATGAACGAGCCGGGTTTCTTCCGTATCATTTATGTACTCTCCGAAATCTGGCAGCATATCGGCTGGGAGACCATCATCTATCTTGCTGCGCTAACCGCCATTGATCCCCAGCTGTACGAAGCGGCGGAAATGGACGGAGCAGGCAGACTGCGGCGGATCTGGCATATTACGCTGCCGGGTATCTCTCCCGCGATTGTCATTACACTCATTCTGAATATCGGGCAGGTGCTGGAGATAGGCTTCGAGAAGGTCTTCTTGATGCAGAATCCGGCGATTTACGAAACTGCGGATATTATCAGCACTTATGTATACAGAGTCGGTATGCAGCAAGGTAATTTCAGCTACGGTGCTTCCATAGACCTATTCATGGGGATGATCAGTCTGGTCTTCATCTATAGTGCCAACTGGATCAGCCGCCGCATAAGTGAAACCAGTCTATGGTAG
- a CDS encoding carbohydrate ABC transporter permease — MKFRMNLFSIINGIALLMVVTATLYPFVHMLAVSLSSDSNVIQNKVSIWPKGFNLDMYKVVLEDSKIWVAYKNTIVYTFTGTLISLLITSTGAYALSRSDMALRKSLTMLIVVTMFFSGGMIPTFLVVRSLNLVDTVWGMVLPGAVSTWNLILMRTFFAGIPKELEESGRMDGLNDIGIFARIIVPLSKASFATIALFYAVSMWNNFLGPLLYLRSSELFPLQVLLRNMVLAGTSSSGDVTGIGGDNQIVEESLKYATIMVSTLPILAVYPFIQKYFVQGAMIGAVKG; from the coding sequence ATGAAATTCCGGATGAATCTGTTCAGTATAATCAATGGGATTGCGCTGCTGATGGTTGTGACCGCTACGCTGTATCCGTTTGTACACATGCTGGCGGTGTCGCTTAGCAGTGATTCTAATGTCATCCAGAATAAAGTGTCCATCTGGCCCAAGGGCTTTAACCTTGACATGTATAAAGTGGTACTGGAGGACTCCAAGATCTGGGTAGCTTACAAGAACACGATCGTCTACACCTTTACGGGTACACTGATCTCCCTGCTCATCACCTCCACGGGAGCTTACGCCTTGTCGCGGAGCGATATGGCGCTGCGCAAAAGCTTGACCATGCTGATTGTGGTCACCATGTTCTTCAGCGGCGGGATGATTCCCACTTTCCTCGTGGTCCGCTCTCTGAATCTGGTCGATACCGTATGGGGGATGGTGCTGCCGGGTGCGGTGAGCACCTGGAATCTGATTCTGATGCGCACGTTCTTCGCGGGCATTCCGAAGGAGCTGGAGGAGTCGGGGCGTATGGACGGATTGAATGACATCGGTATCTTTGCCCGTATCATCGTCCCCTTGTCCAAAGCTTCATTTGCGACGATTGCGCTCTTCTATGCAGTGAGTATGTGGAATAATTTCCTCGGCCCGCTCTTGTATCTGCGCTCCTCGGAGCTGTTCCCGCTGCAGGTACTGCTGCGCAATATGGTCCTTGCCGGCACCTCCAGCTCAGGAGATGTAACCGGTATTGGGGGGGATAATCAGATTGTTGAAGAATCGCTGAAATATGCGACGATTATGGTATCAACACTTCCGATTCTGGCCGTGTATCCGTTTATCCAGAAGTATTTCGTCCAAGGCGCAATGATTGGAGCCGTCAAAGGCTGA
- a CDS encoding extracellular solute-binding protein, with product MRKWMTASLLTVMATLLLSGCSGNNKNAAAPEAAVQEGGEGSGSPSALPVKTFTALLDNNATFPYSESWPVWSWLKEKTGVTLKVQTPSGELEESLNLAIASKNLPDILYMPNRKESNKFGQQGALVDIKEYMDKMPNLSKWIQQYPDEAKAALSADGKMYMFPNQGFGETNRLVWMYRKDVFDKEGLKAPTTYKELHEALQVLKAKYPDSFPLSIRYGQNPDELNASMTINFGTSEGAYFNFDNSEWHYGPTEPAYKEMLGMWKSFYDEGLIPPDFLSLQTKQWQDMVSTSKSFVTVDYISRIDFFNNAMQKDNPEYNMQFLAPPAGLADGKQLNPYFHYLESGLTVASTSKQIEDIMAYMDFFYTEEGRTLASWGKEGETYTKEGDTIKFKPEYSDVTEMRKQTGLQTSGTYTWIDFDAHLSLFSDNLKHAYEEAAKYDPSAMQPRPAFTEQENEVISLTGEAINKHRDESFAKFVTGSRNLAEWDKYVEEMNNLGVDKLVGVYKEAYDRMQNVQLSGE from the coding sequence ATGAGAAAATGGATGACTGCAAGTCTGCTTACCGTGATGGCAACGCTGCTTCTGTCCGGCTGCAGCGGCAACAATAAGAATGCAGCCGCGCCGGAAGCTGCTGTGCAGGAGGGCGGTGAAGGTTCGGGAAGTCCGTCTGCATTGCCGGTCAAGACCTTCACGGCGCTGCTGGACAACAATGCTACGTTTCCTTATTCGGAGTCCTGGCCGGTCTGGAGCTGGCTGAAGGAGAAGACCGGTGTCACCCTGAAGGTGCAGACGCCTTCCGGGGAGCTTGAAGAAAGCCTCAATCTGGCGATTGCCTCCAAAAACCTGCCGGACATCCTATATATGCCGAACCGTAAGGAATCTAACAAATTCGGCCAGCAAGGTGCTCTGGTGGATATCAAGGAGTATATGGACAAGATGCCGAACCTGAGCAAGTGGATCCAGCAGTATCCTGATGAAGCTAAGGCGGCGTTGTCCGCAGACGGGAAGATGTATATGTTCCCGAACCAGGGCTTCGGAGAGACGAACCGCTTAGTCTGGATGTACCGGAAGGATGTTTTTGACAAGGAAGGCTTGAAGGCGCCAACGACCTATAAGGAGCTTCATGAAGCTCTTCAGGTGCTGAAGGCGAAATACCCGGATAGCTTTCCGCTCTCCATCCGTTACGGGCAGAACCCCGATGAGCTGAATGCCAGCATGACGATAAACTTCGGGACCAGTGAGGGCGCATATTTTAATTTTGATAACAGTGAGTGGCATTACGGGCCAACGGAGCCCGCTTATAAGGAAATGCTCGGCATGTGGAAAAGCTTCTATGATGAAGGGCTGATTCCTCCGGATTTCCTCTCGCTGCAGACAAAACAGTGGCAGGATATGGTATCTACCAGCAAGTCTTTTGTCACCGTCGATTATATCAGCCGGATTGATTTCTTCAACAATGCGATGCAGAAAGACAACCCTGAATACAACATGCAGTTCCTGGCTCCACCCGCAGGTCTGGCGGACGGCAAGCAGCTCAATCCTTATTTTCACTATCTGGAGAGCGGTCTGACAGTGGCTTCGACCTCGAAGCAGATTGAAGACATCATGGCCTATATGGATTTCTTCTATACAGAGGAAGGGCGTACACTTGCCAGCTGGGGCAAGGAGGGGGAGACCTATACCAAAGAAGGCGATACGATCAAGTTCAAGCCGGAATACAGCGATGTGACCGAAATGCGCAAGCAGACCGGGCTGCAGACCAGCGGCACGTATACCTGGATCGACTTCGATGCCCATCTGTCGCTTTTCTCCGATAACCTGAAGCATGCTTATGAAGAAGCGGCCAAGTATGACCCGTCCGCCATGCAGCCCCGCCCAGCCTTCACCGAGCAGGAGAATGAAGTGATCTCGCTTACCGGGGAAGCGATCAACAAGCACCGGGATGAGAGCTTCGCCAAATTCGTCACCGGCTCCAGAAATCTTGCCGAATGGGATAAGTATGTGGAGGAAATGAACAATCTGGGCGTGGATAAGCTGGTAGGCGTATATAAGGAAGCTTACGACCGTATGCAGAACGTGCAGCTGAGCGGGGAATGA
- a CDS encoding glycoside hydrolase family 20 zincin-like fold domain-containing protein — protein MYNLLPEPQQMKLEDGSAFQINDGVWLSLMMEQEEPRLERHCRRAFPGAKLVSSTEGNGYSLLLHSAAGTSAGERLQKGALGGGSGENGVAGAGLVGVLEGRKESYLLEVSEHRVRIRATDAAGLYYGLQTLLQLRNPQGEIFAVSIMDWPDTRLRAMNYDLRQTFSKPELLVRYLADFSNYKINAVLIEYEDKFPFRKYQELTHPQHALNPEQLEALLGAAKEHFIEIIPLQQSFGHLEYVLRHDRWRHLRETESSTGEICPSRPESYQLITDLLGEMMEAHPDSPYIHLGCDEVYSLCECAQCREAFGGIRERAFIAFLNRLIEFTSSRGRTPVFWHDMLDKCPPEELAKLDTRSVAMIWIYNGRNIEAEVSGLADKFRALGIEVMGAPAVRSFDSAEHQNYPVLDNRTDNLRQWAEAAGRLHLDCVVATNWTGPFSLGVPYGIFETTWYPMLLHAELAWNRKADTETFIDRFLERFHGIPAGKAHELQGRYRLEDYYNLIWKLVDEVRLNKDVAGLIAVMHDFEEATDRSRAIHKYVYRWEMYPGDEAEWQSLLNSYRHNRHGREAVLPRMTAALEQYQSPDMAAHFVSSRFFLHDYLERTLYHVMGLHLDHSATS, from the coding sequence GTGTATAATTTATTGCCAGAACCGCAACAGATGAAGCTTGAGGACGGAAGCGCTTTTCAGATCAATGACGGAGTATGGCTGAGTCTGATGATGGAGCAGGAGGAGCCAAGGCTGGAGCGGCATTGCCGCCGTGCTTTTCCCGGGGCGAAGCTGGTCAGCTCCACAGAAGGCAACGGCTATTCTCTGCTGCTGCACAGCGCGGCGGGAACGTCTGCTGGTGAGCGTCTGCAGAAAGGAGCGCTGGGAGGGGGCAGCGGTGAGAACGGCGTAGCGGGAGCCGGGCTAGTTGGAGTGCTGGAAGGCCGGAAGGAGAGTTATCTGCTGGAGGTGTCTGAGCATCGCGTTCGCATCCGGGCTACGGATGCCGCCGGGCTGTATTATGGGCTCCAGACCTTGCTGCAGCTGCGGAATCCGCAGGGAGAGATATTCGCAGTCAGCATTATGGACTGGCCGGATACCCGTTTGCGTGCGATGAACTATGACCTCCGCCAGACCTTCTCGAAGCCGGAGCTGCTGGTCCGTTATTTGGCTGATTTCTCCAACTACAAGATCAATGCGGTCCTGATCGAATACGAAGACAAGTTTCCGTTCCGGAAGTATCAGGAGCTGACGCACCCGCAGCATGCGCTGAATCCGGAGCAGCTGGAGGCGCTGCTGGGCGCTGCGAAGGAGCATTTTATCGAGATTATTCCGCTTCAGCAGAGCTTCGGGCATCTGGAATATGTGCTTCGGCACGACCGTTGGCGGCATCTCCGGGAGACCGAGTCTTCCACCGGAGAAATCTGCCCGTCCCGTCCGGAATCCTATCAGCTCATTACGGATTTGCTGGGTGAGATGATGGAGGCTCATCCGGACTCCCCTTATATTCATCTAGGCTGTGATGAAGTGTATAGCTTGTGTGAGTGTGCGCAATGCCGGGAAGCCTTCGGCGGAATCCGGGAGCGGGCGTTCATCGCCTTTCTGAACCGGCTGATTGAATTCACTTCAAGCCGGGGCAGAACGCCGGTATTCTGGCATGACATGCTGGATAAATGCCCGCCTGAGGAACTGGCGAAGCTGGACACGCGCAGTGTAGCGATGATCTGGATCTATAACGGCCGCAATATTGAAGCGGAGGTCTCAGGGCTGGCGGACAAATTCCGGGCTCTCGGCATTGAAGTGATGGGGGCACCAGCGGTCCGCAGCTTCGACTCGGCAGAGCATCAGAATTATCCCGTGCTGGATAACCGGACGGATAATCTGCGGCAGTGGGCTGAAGCAGCCGGTCGTCTCCACCTTGATTGCGTGGTGGCTACGAACTGGACCGGCCCGTTCAGTCTGGGAGTCCCTTACGGAATCTTTGAAACGACCTGGTATCCCATGCTGCTTCATGCTGAGCTGGCCTGGAACCGGAAGGCGGATACGGAGACTTTTATTGACCGCTTCCTGGAGCGGTTCCACGGCATTCCTGCCGGGAAGGCGCATGAGCTTCAGGGAAGGTACAGGCTGGAGGATTATTATAATCTGATCTGGAAGCTGGTTGATGAAGTCCGGCTCAACAAAGATGTTGCCGGACTGATTGCGGTAATGCATGATTTTGAAGAGGCTACAGATCGTTCGCGGGCTATCCATAAATACGTCTACCGCTGGGAGATGTATCCGGGGGATGAGGCGGAATGGCAGTCCCTGCTGAACAGTTACCGGCATAACCGCCATGGGCGAGAGGCGGTCCTCCCGCGCATGACAGCAGCGTTGGAACAGTATCAGTCTCCCGATATGGCCGCTCATTTTGTAAGCTCGCGTTTCTTCCTGCATGATTATCTGGAGCGGACCTTATACCATGTGATGGGGCTTCATTTGGATCACTCAGCAACCAGTTGA